The Culex quinquefasciatus strain JHB chromosome 2, VPISU_Cqui_1.0_pri_paternal, whole genome shotgun sequence genome contains the following window.
TAAGAGTtaatgaatttggaaatttaggaattaagacCTTTATGAATTTCAGAATAAAGAGATTTTTTAATGTAGGAAATTTTATCTATATctaaattattattcaatttttgCTGCATAGTTATTTTGCATGAAGGGGATATTATTTTGAAACACGGCCTACTatataagaaaaataattttttattgaggtcaacaataaaaaaatatttttcttatatAGTAGCGAAGTGACATGAATTATGTAaccctttttttaatattttagagtttttcttttaatgcctctaatttaattttttttataaaaataaatgatatttgaaaagggcgtaagttatcaaaagaaaaaaagtatttcgtAATTTGAATATTGCTGTACTGCCCTTGttagcataaatgtcccatatgcattttcatcgcttttgagcatttgatgcagtttggttcaaaatcgtgtgctctttcagaaaagcctcaAACATCTAGGTAAATTGTTCTTGAAATCAGGttgaaatccagttttttcgcgaaaacttaacaagtagccttatgtgtgaaacaaacttcaaatgcgtttttctcagcttgctgtttttgcatatgtgacatttatgcgaacatgggcagtgtagctctaagccgttgcatcgtatcaaaaagtggtcggaAACAAACctgcagtaattttttaaaaaccatgCATGCATTCGTAGAAATCAATTCTTCagattattttacataaaagttttcaTATGGACCATTTTTCGAGGTATAGTACTAAATTGAAACCGCAAAACAAAGTATTAACCATATTATCTCGGCAATGTTTCCGGATTCTGAGTGAATAAGAATAAAACAGCTTTTGATGAAACTTACAATATGAAATTTcgtattaatattatttttcgtcAACCcactgaaattaaataaatgttaggaaaaatcgtcaaatgtatgaagaaaagcaactgtttcagtttgttACCTGTATTACGGATGTAGATCctacattaaattttgaaaagctttcCCGAAGGCACaatatttttacgattttttgttaaaaagttattagctttcGAAAATGACCATCTTTGCGCAGACggctaaaaaatatttgcgcGGAGGGTgcgaaaattgtaataaaaatatgatgtcttcgggaaagtttttcaaaatttcataaagatCTTAGTTCTGAGaattggtaagaatcggataaatATTGCGCCCTTAACAGGTAAAAACTGGAACAGTTGCTTttcccatacattttgacgatttttcacaATCTTTGATTTTCGGGGGTAGCCTCGAGTAAACCCGGATTTGGGCCACCCTAACCTTTTTGGATTCTGAGCGAATTAGAATGGAATAACTTTTGATTAAAGATTATATTTACAATTTTGTataacaattttatttgttcGATTCTTttgaaaacagcattttaaaatATACCTTCTTTGAGTCTTCGTTGATTCTCTAAAATCTCGCAAAATTTCATCACTTTCCATCGAAATATTCTATTGCAACCAAAGCTGTAAAGAAACAAACAGTTAAAAAGTGTGTCTAtcgaaataaaaagttcaactcaCTCGTATCGTAAAAGTCGTACACCCGCACCGTCCCCGGCGCCTGCTGCAGCACCACGCTCTGCTGAAAGCCGGTCACGTCAACGCACTGGAACCGGTGCTCCGGAATCGTGTCAAAGAACAGCACCAGCGTCGTTTCGTCGTGCTTGGTCGCCACCTTCTTCACCACGTCGGACTGCTCCAACTCCTGGACCGTCTCGTCGAACGCGATGTACCCGCTGGGGAAGGTGATCTCCATGAGCGTTAGCGCGGCCCTTTCGTACGCTTCGCGGGGCTTGAACTTTGCGCAAACCCGCAGGTCCATGTACTCGTCGGTGGTGGTGTTGAGGGTTTTTACTTTGACGGTGAAGCGGGGATTCAGACGGAGAATGTTGGAGTGGTAGTGGTAGTTGATGGTGAACATTCCGTTGCCGGTGCCAGAGAGCGTTAGGACTAGCGATCGCGTTTCGGAGGGGAGCGTTAGCGTTAGCGGGGCTTTGGAGTTTTGCGGGTTGATTTGGATTGCGTAGTTTTGGGGAAGTTTGAGCTTTCGGCGATCGTAACAGGTGAGTGTGACGTAGTAGTTGTTGCGAAGCGTGGAAACGCGCTTGGCGTACTCTGCTAACGCTTGGAGGCTGACGAAGGTGGTTTGAGTGTTTTCTAGGGTTCCGCTGTAGTAGTACTGGTTTTTGGTTAACCAGTACACGATTGGTAGCGAGTCTACGTAGTTGCCTAGGAGGAGGGTGGTCAGCAAGAAGTAGGAGGTCGCTTCCAGACTGTTTGACCCGGCATCCCACCAACGAGCTTTAGGGCTCGTGCTGGACTTTGAGTTGAGTAAGAGTTCGTCGAATGCTGAACGTTTGCTGGGATGGTTGGCCAACTGCAAGGTGTATGCTATCAGCGAAAGCGTGTAGGTTGATTGCATGTGGAGGTCCTTTGCCGCTAGAAAGTCGGTTCCCTTCTTGATAACTGACTGGTACTTATTAGTAATAGATCCGTCTTCCAAGAAGGCGATTAGTACAAACGCCGTTAGTGTATCTTCATCACTGTGATTCTTCTGTAGTTCACGGTTGGTAAGATCACCACCCTCGTTGAAGCTTCCGTCTGGGGTTTGCTTGTTCTTGAGCCAATCGTAAGCCTGCTCGATAACTGAGTCATCAACCGTGATGAATTTTGATGCCTGCTTCAAAGTTTTCACAACCAAAGCAGTTATGAAAACGCTTCCTTGAGGATCTTCCTTGCCCATAACGTTGAACGAACCATCTTCGCGTCTGAATTTAAGTTGGTTCTGGTAACCCAACTCCAAGAATCGTACAGCTCGCGCTTTCACCCTACTATCGAAGGCCTTCGTCGCAGCTATGTAATCCACCAGGACCACATTGGGAACCATTTTCAACACGTTCTGTTCGCCACTTCCTGACGGCATCCTGATCAAGTTCTGCAGATCATCCGCTGCACTCCCCAACAAATCGCTATACACCGTAAAACTTATGTTTTCCGATCCAGCGTCCAAGTACTTCGGCATCTCCAGGTCGATGCTCATGCGACTTTCTTCACCAGAATCCTTCAACTCAATGTACCGAGATTCCTTCTTGTTGTACGGCAAACTCTCCGGCATCACCCTCAAAAACCGCTCAACAGAGTCCGAAGCCGTCTCGGACTCCGCCACAACCTTGATCGTAATGTCGCCCATCTTCTTGGCCTTCACCAAGAACTTGACACTCTTGGCTGATTGTGGCATCAGAACCAGATTCTTAATCTGGTAGCTGGCATCCGTGCGTCCATCACTGTTGCCCACAAACTCAAACTCTTGCCGGTGGTTCTTGAGTGTAACTTCCACGTACATCAGCTCGTCCAGGTAGTTGAACACGCTGACCTCGACGGTGGCGGTTTCGCTCTTTTTGACCGAGTACGGCAGGTTGAGCATCACGAAGAAGGGTTTGGTCACGTGAAGAGCGAGGGGAGTTTCGAGGACTCCGAGGCCGTGGACAGGGTTGAGGGAAAAGGCCGAAATCTGCCAGTTGG
Protein-coding sequences here:
- the LOC6054415 gene encoding CD109 antigen; the encoded protein is MNRYLAVFCAFLSVVAPGIANAGNYLIYAPNYIRINERYQLAISTFNVSDHFELNVAIVGFNEKDEEIKVDRLVRMRMRDETRIVELDHSSIQSESFTLKLESKTAPEINREIPLTLLTKTHAVLIQTDQPIYKPGNTVKFRIFVLDQTTKPISDLDTIGVELKNPDDFVIKKWPSAKLRNGIFQSQLEIANQPNLGNWSITAIVRGEEHTGKFMVDEYKLPQHEIRISSPGVSTLDDEMMTVDVEAWYTFGKPIKGEITVTAGNVQKVVTKFNGRLRSTFRIQDVVSSVDSDSTVTEVDVSLRELHTKKIFTASDTIQIFRKPHKVTLKQSSKLFVPGHPYRCWLQFTDPFGGPPKTLPRQVTLNVSYEGNGKLPKINELHLTPNSDGIVPLILSIPEKASHAELVVRGEGIDEQFFLHSGPLQAPGFFQASLLTDKPAIGYPVSVQVQSSNALDFVVYQVVVQKRILQVKRIDASGDKTVTFNVEVTPEMIPTSKITVFSVRDGKIMSDSVDVEVDQLKNSLKMVASDHHASGETFRMHVETMPNSTVGILAIDKSALLLESGNQITKKAIFDELLGRSDEEEEFEGEDLEAEDLTLITNLVQPIALRPRFGNYDGVEEDEYIKPRKVFPQSWLWNKLVNSGPEGHLTIAETIPDTITNWQISAFSLNPVHGLGVLETPLALHVTKPFFVMLNLPYSVKKSETATVEVSVFNYLDELMYVEVTLKNHRQEFEFVGNSDGRTDASYQIKNLVLMPQSAKSVKFLVKAKKMGDITIKVVAESETASDSVERFLRVMPESLPYNKKESRYIELKDSGEESRMSIDLEMPKYLDAGSENISFTVYSDLLGSAADDLQNLIRMPSGSGEQNVLKMVPNVVLVDYIAATKAFDSRVKARAVRFLELGYQNQLKFRREDGSFNVMGKEDPQGSVFITALVVKTLKQASKFITVDDSVIEQAYDWLKNKQTPDGSFNEGGDLTNRELQKNHSDEDTLTAFVLIAFLEDGSITNKYQSVIKKGTDFLAAKDLHMQSTYTLSLIAYTLQLANHPSKRSAFDELLLNSKSSTSPKARWWDAGSNSLEATSYFLLTTLLLGNYVDSLPIVYWLTKNQYYYSGTLENTQTTFVSLQALAEYAKRVSTLRNNYYVTLTCYDRRKLKLPQNYAIQINPQNSKAPLTLTLPSETRSLVLTLSGTGNGMFTINYHYHSNILRLNPRFTVKVKTLNTTTDEYMDLRVCAKFKPREAYERAALTLMEITFPSGYIAFDETVQELEQSDVVKKVATKHDETTLVLFFDTIPEHRFQCVDVTGFQQSVVLQQAPGTVRVYDFYDTTLVAIEYFDGK